TGAAAAGGTTCTGCAAATGCTAGAAAAGGTTAAAGCTGATGAGATGGAAGAGTATATTGATAAAAAGATAGAGAATAAAGAAAAGATAATGGGCTTTGGACATAGAGTTTACAAAGTATGGGATCCAAGAGCGATTATTCTTCGTAAACTAGCTGTAGAGCTTACTGAAAAAATGGGAGAAGGTGCAGACAAAGTTGATTTTGCTGAAAAATTTGCTCAGTATACTTTGAAAAGATTTGCTGAAATTGGCAAAACAAATATTTATCCAAATGTAGATTATTTCAGTGGAGCAGTGTATGCTTGTCTAGGACTTCCAACAGATTTCTTTACTCCGGTATTTGCGATCTCCAGAGTAGTAGGTTGGGTTGCTCACCACTATGAACAATTAGTAGATAATAGAATATACAGACCTAAATTGTATTATAATGGTGCTGAACTTGGAAGAAAATTTGAGAGACCTGATGCTTAAGAACTTAATCGAAACCGGAGATAATCCGGTTTCATTTTTTATTAGAATCCGAAATATTTGGAGTGAAAATGAGTTTGATAAAATTTGATAAACCTTTAAGTGGAAGTAAAATTATTATTGAAAAAGATGGTTCTTTTGTTGTGCCTAATGATCCTATTATTCCTTATATAGAGGGAGATGGTATCGGAATTGATATCACACCTGTGATGATTGAGGTTATTGACAGTGCAGTTGAAAAAGCTTATGGCGGAAGTAAGAAGATTCATTGGTATGAAGTTTATGCTGGTGAAAAATGTTACGAAAAATTCAAAGCCGATGATTCTTTAACAATTGAAGATCAGTGGTTACATCCGGAGACACTTAAAGCCTTTGAGCAATATAAAGTAGGTATTAAGGGTCCGTTAACAACTCCAATTGGTAAAGGTTTTAGATCATTGAATGTGGCTATTAGGCAAAAGCTTGATCTTTATGTCTGTAAAAGGCCTGTAAAATGGTTTGGATCTCCTTCTCCATTGAAAAAACCTGAACTTGTTGATATGATTATTTTCAGAGAAAATAGTGAAGATATTTATGCTGGAATTGAGTTCGAGACAGGTACTGCTGATAATACTAAATTAATTAATTTCCTAGAGAATGAGCTTAATGTTAAAAAAATTAGATTTCCGAAAACAAGTGGAATTGGTATTAAACCTATAAGTGAAGAGGGATCAAAAAGACTGATTAGAAGAGCTGTAAATTATGCTATAGATAATGAATTGCCTAGTGTTACCATCGTTCATAAGGGAAACATTATGAAATATACAGAAGGTTCTTTTATGAAGTGGGGTTATGATCTTGTGCAAAAGGAGTTTGGTGGTGAACTTCTTGATGGTGGACCTTGGATGAAAATTAAAAGTCCAAAGAATAGCAAAGATATTATAATAAAAGATATGATTGCAGATGCGATGCTTCAACAGATTTTGTTAAGACCAGCACAATACAGTGTAATTGCAACTATGAATCTGAATGGTGACTATATTTCTGATGCTTTGGCTGCTATGGTTGGCGGAATTGGTATTGCTCCTGGATCTAATGAACGTGATGATGTTGCTGTTTTTGAGGCTACGCACGGTACAGCACCAAAGTATGCAGGTCAAGACAAAGTAAATCCGGGTTCTTTAATACTTTCTGCTGAAATGATGCTTAGACATATGGGCTGGTTTGAAGCTGCTGATTTAGTTTTATCTGCTATTTCTAAAGCTATAGAATCCAAAAATGTTACATATGATTTTGCCAGACTTATTCCTGACTCTGTTGAAGTTAGTTGTTCAGGTTTTGGTAAGAAAATTATAAGTATGATGTAAACTTTCTCTCCTTAAAAATACTCAAAACTATAAGACCCGTTTTAGACGGGTTTTTTAGTTTTATAATAGTCAAGTATTATAATACATTCATAATATTCCTCAATTTATATCGAATTCAAATTATATATTAGCGATTTCAAGAGTGATAGAGACATTATCCACTGTTTTGACTATACTGTTTTTGGAGTAAGCTAAATAGATTGGAAAATTCTAATTGTTAAAAATAGTAAAAAATTAAAAGGGAAATGAGTTATGAAAAAAAGTCTGATGAGAGTTTTATTTTTGGGATTTATGATAATCTCAATAATTGCTTGTGGTGATGATAACAAAAGTAGTACTGAACCAGATGGAAATAAGTTGCCGGTGTGTACGATTAATTCACCAGGAGCTGGTGCAGAGTTTATTATAGGAACATTGGTAAATGTTGAAGTAACTGCATCTGATGAAGATGGTTATGTTGCATTAGTTGAAATCTACGTAGACAATGACTTGGTCAATGTCTTTGCTGAAGAGCCATATAGTGCTGTTATATCAACAGACTTACTTCAAGCTGGAAATAGGACAATCAAAGCTATAGCTTACGATGACGAGGGTGATTCGAAAGCTTCTACAGTGACGATAAAACTTGTTGAAGGGAATCTTCCTCCTACCTGCGAAATTGTTTCTCCTTTAGACAATAGTACATTTCAAATTGGCGATATGATTGAAATTGAAGTTAATGCTATTTCTGGAGATGGAAATATTTTTAAAGTTGAATTCTATTTCAACGAAAACTTGATTTATACTGAGTATGACACTCCTTATGCTTACAATTATGATACTTCAAATCTTTCGGAGGGATCTTACTCAATAAAAGCTATTGTTTATGATGATAATAGCGAAACTGGTGAAGATCAAATAACGATTAATTTGGTAGAACCTATTCCTGCTAATTTTGACATAGACTGGCAAAGGGTTGAACCAAATCCAGATGCATCTTGGAGATCAACAGCAATCAGTGGTAATGGTCAATTTATTTATGCAGCATCTTACGGAACTCAACATGGTAAATTATATATTAGTGGAGATAAAGGTGAGCAATGGATAGAACTAATGCCAGCTGGTG
This genomic interval from Candidatus Delongbacteria bacterium contains the following:
- the icd gene encoding NADP-dependent isocitrate dehydrogenase, yielding MSLIKFDKPLSGSKIIIEKDGSFVVPNDPIIPYIEGDGIGIDITPVMIEVIDSAVEKAYGGSKKIHWYEVYAGEKCYEKFKADDSLTIEDQWLHPETLKAFEQYKVGIKGPLTTPIGKGFRSLNVAIRQKLDLYVCKRPVKWFGSPSPLKKPELVDMIIFRENSEDIYAGIEFETGTADNTKLINFLENELNVKKIRFPKTSGIGIKPISEEGSKRLIRRAVNYAIDNELPSVTIVHKGNIMKYTEGSFMKWGYDLVQKEFGGELLDGGPWMKIKSPKNSKDIIIKDMIADAMLQQILLRPAQYSVIATMNLNGDYISDALAAMVGGIGIAPGSNERDDVAVFEATHGTAPKYAGQDKVNPGSLILSAEMMLRHMGWFEAADLVLSAISKAIESKNVTYDFARLIPDSVEVSCSGFGKKIISMM